From Longimicrobium sp., one genomic window encodes:
- a CDS encoding uracil-DNA glycosylase: MNPTLPPSWRSPLAAELEKPYFQKLRAFVSEERSRATVFPPEGNEFTALELTPYDAVKVLILGQDPYHGAGQAHGLAFSVLPGVRPPPSLSNIFKELKAEMGCPVPRSGYLVPWAEQGVLLLNAVLTVREGEPNAHKGKGWETFTDAVIRAVAAREDPVVFVLWGGYAAKKETLIGAPHYVHKSAHPSPLSAKRGFFGSTPFTIINRELQRAGKTPVEWCISDG; this comes from the coding sequence ATGAATCCGACGCTTCCGCCGTCGTGGCGGTCCCCCCTGGCAGCCGAGTTGGAGAAGCCCTACTTTCAGAAGCTGCGCGCGTTCGTGAGCGAGGAGCGAAGCCGCGCGACCGTCTTTCCGCCCGAAGGCAACGAGTTCACGGCGCTGGAGCTGACGCCGTACGACGCGGTGAAGGTGCTGATCCTGGGACAGGACCCGTACCATGGCGCCGGCCAGGCGCACGGGCTGGCGTTCTCGGTTCTTCCCGGCGTGCGCCCTCCCCCGTCGCTGTCCAACATTTTCAAGGAGCTGAAGGCCGAGATGGGGTGCCCCGTGCCACGCAGCGGCTACCTGGTTCCCTGGGCCGAGCAGGGCGTGCTGCTGCTGAACGCGGTGCTGACGGTGCGCGAGGGCGAGCCCAACGCGCACAAGGGCAAGGGATGGGAAACGTTCACCGACGCGGTCATCCGCGCGGTGGCGGCTCGTGAAGATCCCGTCGTGTTCGTGCTGTGGGGCGGGTACGCGGCCAAGAAGGAGACGCTGATCGGCGCGCCGCACTACGTGCACAAGTCGGCGCACCCGTCACCGCTTTCGGCCAAGCGGGGCTTCTTCGGAAGCACGCCGTTCACCATCATCAATCGCGAGCTGCAGCGCGCCGGAAAGACCCCGGTCGAGTGGTGCATCTCCGACGGCTGA
- a CDS encoding energy transducer TonB, with amino-acid sequence MFQILVREKKRRAISPLFLAVSAAAHVAIFGGVMYAASGEPERTEVVLDGIVDIPDVPEKAIEKPIVDPPPPAPDTPDEPAPDAPVTGETVVLQPPTDVPDLIRPPRPDETPITPDMVTGIGKPGDVIGPVDPADDRPPTGPVPPGTPVKPKDWVPGEGDVDELPSLDRNGLSRLMERNYPPQLRDARVSGRAVVEVIVDEDGRVRPGSARVIETSHPAFETATLRAAERFRFRPAKIAGMVVPVKVAIPVVWTTSD; translated from the coding sequence ATGTTCCAGATCCTGGTTCGGGAAAAGAAGCGCCGGGCGATCAGCCCCCTGTTCCTGGCCGTCTCGGCCGCCGCCCACGTCGCGATCTTCGGCGGGGTGATGTACGCCGCCTCCGGCGAGCCGGAGCGGACCGAGGTCGTGCTCGACGGCATCGTCGACATCCCGGACGTTCCGGAAAAGGCGATCGAAAAGCCCATCGTGGATCCGCCCCCGCCCGCTCCGGACACGCCGGACGAGCCCGCGCCTGATGCCCCGGTGACGGGGGAGACGGTGGTGCTGCAGCCTCCCACGGACGTACCGGACCTCATCCGTCCTCCGCGGCCGGACGAGACGCCGATCACGCCTGACATGGTGACGGGCATCGGCAAGCCGGGCGACGTGATCGGGCCCGTGGACCCGGCGGACGACCGCCCGCCCACGGGCCCCGTCCCCCCGGGCACGCCAGTGAAACCGAAGGACTGGGTTCCGGGTGAGGGCGACGTGGACGAACTGCCCTCGCTGGACCGCAACGGGCTGTCCCGCCTGATGGAGCGCAACTATCCGCCGCAGCTGCGCGATGCGCGGGTCAGCGGCCGCGCGGTGGTCGAGGTGATCGTTGACGAGGACGGGCGGGTGCGGCCAGGGTCCGCGAGGGTGATCGAGACGTCGCACCCGGCGTTCGAGACTGCCACACTGCGCGCCGCCGAGCGGTTCCGCTTCCGCCCCGCGAAGATCGCCGGGATGGTGGTGCCGGTGAAGGTGGCCATCCCCGTAGTCTGGACGACCAGCGACTGA
- a CDS encoding DMT family transporter — translation MPPATTHRLQILGAALLFSTGGAAIKATTLTSWQVAGGRSVIAAAAIFLLLPAARRGWSWHVLPVGVLYAATLVLFVTANKLTTAANAIFLQATAPLYILLLSPLLLGEHVRRRDLVLMAPVVLGMLLFFIGADQPLHTAPDPPRGNVLALLSGCTYALMLMGLRWMGSREGGQGSTLPTVVAGNLIAFLACLPAALPVTGATGGDWLAVGYLGVFQIGAAYLLLTAGLRHLPALEASLLLLLEPALSPVWAWLSHGERPGAWPIVGGVLILGATLLRTLVDARAERRGQPPAV, via the coding sequence TTGCCTCCCGCAACCACGCATCGCCTGCAGATCTTGGGGGCGGCCCTGTTGTTTTCGACGGGCGGCGCCGCCATCAAGGCTACCACCCTCACGTCGTGGCAGGTAGCGGGCGGGCGCTCCGTCATCGCCGCGGCCGCCATCTTTCTGCTCCTGCCGGCGGCCCGCCGGGGGTGGAGCTGGCACGTGCTTCCGGTGGGGGTCCTCTACGCCGCCACCCTCGTCCTGTTCGTCACCGCGAACAAGCTCACCACCGCCGCGAATGCCATCTTCCTGCAGGCGACGGCGCCGCTGTACATCCTGCTCCTGAGCCCGCTCCTCCTGGGCGAGCACGTGCGGCGGCGCGACCTGGTCCTGATGGCCCCGGTGGTGCTCGGGATGCTGCTCTTCTTCATCGGTGCCGACCAGCCTCTGCACACCGCTCCCGACCCGCCCCGAGGGAACGTCCTCGCGCTGCTCAGTGGCTGCACCTACGCGCTGATGCTGATGGGGCTCCGCTGGATGGGGAGCCGGGAGGGGGGGCAGGGCTCGACGCTTCCCACCGTGGTGGCCGGGAATCTGATCGCCTTCCTGGCCTGCCTCCCAGCCGCGTTGCCCGTAACGGGCGCGACCGGCGGCGATTGGCTGGCGGTCGGCTACCTGGGAGTCTTCCAGATCGGCGCGGCGTACCTGCTTCTGACCGCCGGCCTCAGGCACCTCCCGGCGCTGGAAGCCTCGCTGCTCCTGCTGCTGGAACCCGCGCTCAGCCCGGTGTGGGCCTGGCTTTCGCACGGGGAGCGGCCGGGCGCGTGGCCCATCGTTGGCGGCGTGCTGATCCTGGGGGCCACGCTGCTGAGGACGCTGGTGGACGCGCGGGCGGAGCGCCGGGGCCAGCCGCCCGCGGTGTGA
- a CDS encoding pyridoxamine 5'-phosphate oxidase family protein, whose amino-acid sequence MPEFSSGPHDATPAPTEKKLDQLFGLIDGISVAMFTTRRPDGNLVSRPMQVQGRQEGADLWFVTDGETHKMDELESDTHVNLSFYRDRTREWVSVSGQARVVTDRAKIHELYKPDWKAWFPDDGPGRDGGPDDPRLALIAVDADTVVYMVSNTPRPVVLFEVVKGILTGQQPNVGETHVVSGHEMHGGTGT is encoded by the coding sequence ATGCCGGAATTCAGCAGCGGGCCGCACGACGCCACGCCCGCACCGACGGAAAAGAAGCTCGACCAGCTGTTCGGACTGATCGACGGGATCTCCGTCGCCATGTTCACCACGCGCCGCCCGGACGGAAACCTGGTTTCCCGGCCCATGCAGGTGCAGGGGCGGCAGGAGGGCGCGGACCTGTGGTTCGTGACCGACGGCGAGACGCACAAGATGGACGAGCTGGAATCCGACACGCACGTGAACCTGTCGTTCTATCGCGACCGCACGCGCGAGTGGGTGTCGGTCAGCGGGCAGGCGCGGGTGGTAACGGACCGGGCCAAGATCCACGAGCTGTACAAGCCCGACTGGAAGGCGTGGTTCCCCGACGACGGCCCCGGCCGCGACGGCGGGCCCGACGACCCGCGCCTGGCGCTGATCGCCGTGGACGCCGACACGGTGGTGTACATGGTGAGCAACACGCCGCGCCCGGTGGTGCTGTTCGAAGTGGTGAAGGGCATCCTCACCGGCCAGCAGCCGAACGTGGGAGAAACCCACGTCGTCAGCGGGCACGAGATGCACGGCGGCACCGGCACCTGA
- a CDS encoding NYN domain-containing protein, translated as MPDDPNEEGRAERVTVLIDASNVAHSTEGEHPRLENIGIVVRKLREEGYEPVVMADAALRHQIDDREGYERRLDEGKIRQAPAGTDADYFILAFARELDALIVSNDRFRDRAEAFPEAHERMIRYMIVADEVVFERRNKPR; from the coding sequence ATGCCGGACGATCCGAACGAAGAAGGCCGCGCGGAGCGAGTGACCGTGCTGATCGACGCGAGCAACGTGGCGCACTCCACCGAGGGCGAGCACCCCCGGCTGGAGAACATCGGCATCGTGGTGCGCAAGCTCCGGGAAGAGGGGTACGAGCCCGTGGTGATGGCCGACGCCGCGCTCCGGCACCAGATCGACGACCGGGAGGGGTACGAGCGGCGGCTCGATGAGGGAAAGATCCGCCAGGCGCCCGCGGGCACCGACGCCGACTACTTCATCCTGGCGTTCGCGCGGGAGCTGGATGCGCTGATCGTGAGCAACGACCGGTTCCGCGACCGCGCCGAGGCCTTTCCCGAGGCCCACGAGCGGATGATCCGCTACATGATCGTCGCCGACGAGGTGGTGTTCGAGCGCCGCAACAAGCCGCGGTAG
- the rho gene encoding transcription termination factor Rho: protein MDISTIKTKSIAELHEMAEGLNISNYSGLRKQDLIYRIEQNLLDSEVVLRGEGVLEVLPEGYGFLRSQDWNYLYGPDDIYVSPSQIKRFDLRTGDTVMGQVRPPKEGERYLALLKVERVNGDEPDRAKHRVAFDNLRPRYPDDRIHLETVGGDLSLRVMDLIAPIGKGQRGLIVAPPKAGKTILMQKIANAITENHPEVHLIVLLIDERPEEVTDMQENVKAEVISSTFDEPADRHTQVAEMVLEKAKRLVEHGRDVVILLDSITRLARAYNVVVPHSGKILSGGVDANALHKPKRFFGAARNIEEGGSLTIIATALVETGSRMDEVIFEEFKGTGNLELVLDRHIADKRIFPAIDLNRSGTRREDLLLNELELTRVYLLRNFLSDMPPAEAIDFLLSRMRKTKANKDFLDSMARGG from the coding sequence GTGGACATTAGCACCATCAAGACCAAGAGCATCGCCGAGCTGCACGAGATGGCGGAAGGGCTCAACATCTCCAACTATTCCGGCCTCCGCAAGCAGGACCTCATCTACCGGATCGAGCAGAACCTGCTCGACAGCGAGGTGGTGCTGCGGGGCGAGGGCGTGCTGGAGGTGCTTCCCGAGGGCTACGGCTTCCTGCGCTCGCAGGACTGGAACTACCTGTACGGGCCCGACGACATCTACGTCTCGCCCAGCCAGATCAAGCGGTTCGACCTTCGCACCGGCGACACGGTGATGGGGCAGGTGCGCCCGCCCAAGGAGGGCGAGCGCTACCTGGCGCTGCTGAAGGTGGAGCGGGTGAACGGCGACGAGCCCGACCGGGCCAAGCACCGCGTGGCCTTCGACAACCTGCGCCCGCGCTACCCGGACGACCGCATTCACCTGGAAACGGTGGGCGGCGACCTGTCGCTGCGGGTGATGGACCTGATCGCCCCCATCGGCAAGGGGCAGCGCGGACTGATCGTGGCGCCCCCCAAGGCGGGCAAGACGATCCTGATGCAGAAGATCGCCAACGCCATCACCGAGAACCATCCGGAAGTTCACCTGATCGTGCTGCTGATCGACGAGCGGCCCGAAGAGGTGACCGACATGCAGGAAAACGTGAAGGCCGAGGTCATTTCCTCCACCTTCGACGAGCCTGCCGACCGCCACACGCAGGTGGCGGAGATGGTGCTGGAAAAGGCCAAGCGCCTGGTGGAGCACGGCCGCGACGTGGTGATCCTGCTGGACAGCATCACCCGCCTGGCCCGCGCGTACAACGTGGTGGTGCCGCACTCCGGCAAGATCCTGTCGGGCGGCGTGGACGCCAACGCGCTGCACAAGCCCAAGCGGTTCTTCGGCGCGGCGCGGAACATCGAGGAGGGCGGCAGCCTCACCATCATCGCCACGGCGCTGGTGGAAACGGGGAGCCGCATGGACGAGGTGATCTTCGAGGAGTTCAAGGGCACCGGCAACCTGGAACTCGTGCTGGACCGGCACATCGCCGACAAGCGGATCTTCCCGGCGATCGACCTCAACCGCTCGGGCACCCGCCGCGAAGACCTTCTGCTCAACGAGCTGGAGCTTACGCGCGTGTACCTGCTGCGCAACTTCCTTTCCGACATGCCGCCGGCGGAAGCCATCGACTTCCTGCTCAGCCGCATGCGCAAGACCAAGGCGAACAAGGACTTCCTGGATTCCATGGCCCGCGGCGGCTGA
- a CDS encoding site-2 protease family protein — protein MPDEWGPFAAWRMVELHGQQVVHAYLHPGVTADDPRVSDWLARWPGPRYLQDGPYGVEATLVRRVAHRPRERWWLHALLLALTLMTATIAGAWMSPGNPLAMQDASVAGLAIPVPTELTPLALAPGLWFSVPLLCILGAHELGHWAFARRHGMDASPPYFAPAPWIVSPLGTFGAFIRLRSPLINRAALLDMGAAGPVISFVLSIPVYAAGLAFSQGVAEKAPGGARVVALYPDGALSLGESPLLWALRALSPLADAQTIILHPVAVAGWFGLFFTALNLFPVSQLDGGHVAYALSPRLHVAASRVTLGVLLVLGAWYPGWWVWAALVLLIGRGRLAHPPVWDASFRLNGPRRAVAWACFVSFVLAWVPVPFPLP, from the coding sequence GTGCCCGACGAGTGGGGGCCGTTCGCGGCCTGGCGAATGGTGGAGCTGCACGGCCAGCAGGTGGTTCACGCATACCTGCACCCCGGCGTTACGGCGGATGACCCGCGGGTTTCCGACTGGCTGGCCCGCTGGCCCGGGCCCCGCTACCTGCAGGACGGCCCTTACGGAGTGGAGGCGACGCTGGTTCGCCGTGTGGCCCACCGCCCTCGCGAGCGGTGGTGGCTTCACGCGCTGCTCCTGGCGCTTACCCTGATGACCGCCACCATCGCGGGCGCGTGGATGAGCCCGGGCAACCCGCTCGCCATGCAAGACGCGAGCGTCGCGGGGCTAGCGATTCCCGTGCCGACGGAATTGACACCGCTCGCGCTGGCGCCGGGACTGTGGTTCTCCGTTCCGTTGCTGTGCATTCTGGGCGCGCACGAACTGGGCCACTGGGCCTTCGCGCGGCGCCACGGGATGGACGCCTCGCCTCCCTACTTCGCCCCCGCTCCGTGGATCGTGAGCCCGCTGGGAACCTTCGGCGCGTTCATCCGCCTGCGCTCGCCGCTGATCAACCGCGCCGCGCTGCTGGACATGGGCGCCGCCGGCCCCGTCATCAGCTTCGTCCTTTCCATTCCCGTCTACGCCGCGGGACTCGCGTTCAGCCAGGGCGTCGCGGAGAAGGCGCCCGGTGGCGCCCGGGTGGTCGCCCTCTACCCGGACGGCGCCCTTTCCCTGGGCGAATCGCCGCTGCTGTGGGCGCTTCGCGCCCTCTCGCCCCTGGCCGACGCGCAGACCATCATCCTTCATCCCGTGGCGGTGGCGGGGTGGTTCGGCCTGTTCTTCACCGCGCTCAACCTGTTTCCCGTCAGCCAGCTGGACGGCGGGCACGTTGCCTATGCCCTGTCGCCGCGGCTTCACGTCGCCGCCAGCCGCGTGACGCTGGGGGTGCTGCTGGTGTTGGGGGCGTGGTACCCGGGATGGTGGGTGTGGGCGGCGCTGGTGCTGCTGATCGGCCGGGGGCGGCTGGCGCACCCCCCCGTTTGGGACGCGTCGTTCCGGCTGAACGGGCCGCGCCGGGCGGTGGCGTGGGCGTGCTTCGTGTCGTTCGTGCTGGCGTGGGTGCCGGTGCCCTTTCCGCTTCCGTGA
- a CDS encoding HAMP domain-containing sensor histidine kinase, whose amino-acid sequence MTLAQAALVVPDNRLLFVVSVVVVASVVLFTAGVIVTLLRRSDRQRAEEEKLAAMGTATARILHQIKNPLQTIVLHADLLQNERMVADPLQRREVAEAIIGESQRLVAMLDELSVYASGAQRAMNRQPMELHQLVRQVAGYESGGTGMRVDVSRVAPAVVLADPYYVRQALDNLVRNAAEAMAAQEDARLAISVDREGGAAVVRICDNGPGIAPEKLDQIFQPFVSTKGKGMGLGLAICREIAEAHAGRLEVESALGEGTTFTLRIPLYGDGVSTGALPGLAPEPHSAGAAWS is encoded by the coding sequence ATGACCCTGGCCCAGGCGGCATTGGTGGTGCCCGACAACCGCCTGCTCTTCGTGGTGAGCGTGGTGGTGGTGGCCAGCGTGGTGCTGTTCACCGCCGGCGTCATCGTGACCCTGCTGCGCCGCTCCGACCGGCAGCGCGCCGAAGAGGAGAAGCTGGCGGCCATGGGCACGGCCACGGCGCGCATCCTTCACCAGATCAAGAACCCGCTGCAGACCATCGTGCTGCACGCCGACCTGCTGCAGAACGAGCGCATGGTGGCCGACCCCCTGCAGCGGCGCGAGGTGGCCGAGGCCATCATCGGCGAGTCGCAGCGGCTGGTGGCCATGCTCGACGAGCTGTCGGTGTACGCCTCGGGCGCGCAGCGGGCCATGAACCGCCAGCCGATGGAGCTTCACCAGCTGGTCCGGCAGGTGGCGGGCTACGAGTCGGGCGGAACGGGAATGCGGGTGGATGTCTCCAGGGTGGCACCCGCGGTGGTGCTGGCGGATCCGTACTACGTTCGCCAGGCGCTCGACAACCTGGTGCGCAACGCGGCGGAGGCGATGGCGGCGCAGGAGGACGCGCGCCTGGCCATTTCGGTGGACCGCGAGGGGGGCGCCGCCGTGGTGCGGATTTGCGACAACGGGCCGGGGATCGCCCCGGAAAAGCTGGACCAGATCTTTCAGCCGTTCGTCAGCACGAAAGGAAAGGGAATGGGGCTGGGGCTGGCCATTTGCCGCGAGATCGCCGAGGCCCACGCCGGGCGCCTGGAGGTGGAGTCGGCGCTGGGCGAGGGCACCACGTTCACCCTGCGCATTCCCCTGTACGGGGACGGCGTGAGCACGGGCGCGCTGCCGGGGCTGGCCCCCGAGCCGCACTCCGCGGGGGCCGCATGGAGCTGA
- a CDS encoding dihydrodipicolinate synthase family protein, producing the protein MELSGVFAPATTPFDPVTGDVDVISMRANLRRWMETPLSGVVLFGSTGEGVLLDEEEKVRLTAATREVVDGGRLLLAGTGAESTRSAIRQTRAVAAAGADAVLVQPPTFYKPLLTPAALRDHYLAVAEAAPVPVILYQVPPKLSGMELEPGLVHELAKHPNIVGIKDSSGDLRTLGDLADACRGGCDVLSGSGAILYAALEMGAVGGILAVSLLLPEECAALVRAFGEERFGEAGRLQERIAPLHKVVVADLGVPGMKAALDSMGMRGGAPRPPIQPLRNRDRGRLADALAAAGILPNPIAA; encoded by the coding sequence ATGGAGCTGAGCGGCGTCTTCGCCCCCGCCACCACGCCGTTCGATCCCGTGACGGGCGACGTGGACGTGATTTCCATGCGCGCCAACCTGCGGCGCTGGATGGAGACGCCCCTCAGCGGGGTGGTGCTGTTCGGGTCCACCGGCGAAGGCGTGCTGCTGGACGAGGAAGAAAAGGTGAGGCTGACGGCGGCCACCCGCGAGGTGGTGGATGGCGGCCGGCTGCTGCTGGCGGGCACGGGGGCGGAAAGCACCCGTTCCGCCATCCGGCAGACGCGCGCCGTGGCCGCCGCCGGGGCCGACGCGGTGCTGGTGCAGCCGCCCACCTTTTACAAGCCCCTGCTTACGCCCGCCGCCCTGCGCGACCACTACCTGGCCGTGGCCGAGGCGGCTCCCGTTCCCGTGATCCTGTACCAGGTGCCGCCCAAGCTCAGCGGCATGGAGCTGGAGCCGGGGCTGGTGCACGAACTGGCCAAGCACCCCAACATCGTCGGCATCAAGGACTCGTCGGGCGACCTGCGTACGCTGGGCGACCTGGCCGACGCCTGCCGCGGCGGGTGCGACGTGCTGTCTGGCAGCGGCGCCATTCTGTACGCGGCACTGGAGATGGGCGCGGTGGGCGGCATCCTGGCTGTCTCGCTCCTGCTTCCGGAAGAGTGCGCGGCGCTGGTGCGCGCCTTTGGCGAGGAGCGGTTCGGCGAGGCGGGGCGCCTGCAGGAGCGTATCGCCCCGCTTCACAAGGTGGTGGTGGCCGACCTGGGGGTCCCGGGGATGAAGGCGGCGCTGGACTCCATGGGAATGCGCGGCGGGGCGCCACGCCCGCCCATTCAGCCGCTGCGCAACCGCGACCGCGGCCGCCTGGCCGACGCGCTGGCGGCGGCGGGGATTTTGCCGAATCCGATTGCTGCGTAA
- a CDS encoding M14 family zinc carboxypeptidase, whose product MPALTTRQFNHQEIWNALGPVVDAPGGPDREEVGRSAEGRPIYTVSFGRGATRVLLWSQMHGNESTASMALTDLFHFLDAAPDDPRARRIAERLTIVAVPMLNPDGAERFQRRNAMGIDVNRDARALVTPEARILRAVHQRFRPEFGFNLHDQDVRARVGSSDRLAAIALLAPPFNRSGDDNPVRMRAKRVAAVVRAATEPLVAGHVTRYDDTFNPRAFGDLMQSWGTSTVLIESGGWRDDPEKQYLRKVNFVALVSALDAIATESYAAADPGLYEELPENGRSVNDLLVRGATIVLPGVEPYRADLSINFADALAHRDGRITEVGDLAEAAARDTIDATGLYLHPAPAMLSQEGPAPPVLTVDRPAIFVLRRAPNRASEAVWSMGASGYRRTPD is encoded by the coding sequence GTGCCAGCCCTCACGACGCGCCAGTTCAATCACCAGGAGATCTGGAACGCGCTGGGGCCTGTCGTGGACGCCCCCGGCGGGCCGGACCGCGAAGAGGTTGGCCGCTCGGCCGAGGGCCGCCCCATCTACACGGTCAGCTTCGGCCGAGGCGCCACCCGCGTCCTCCTCTGGTCGCAGATGCACGGCAACGAGTCTACCGCCTCGATGGCGCTGACCGACCTGTTCCACTTCCTGGACGCCGCGCCCGACGACCCGCGCGCCCGCCGCATCGCGGAGCGGCTGACGATCGTCGCCGTGCCGATGCTGAACCCCGACGGCGCCGAGCGCTTTCAGCGGCGGAACGCGATGGGCATCGACGTGAACCGCGACGCCCGCGCGCTCGTCACCCCGGAAGCGCGCATTCTCCGCGCCGTCCATCAGCGCTTCCGGCCCGAGTTCGGCTTCAACCTTCACGACCAGGACGTCCGCGCCCGCGTGGGAAGCAGCGACCGGCTTGCGGCCATCGCGCTGCTCGCGCCTCCGTTCAACCGGTCGGGCGACGACAACCCGGTGCGCATGCGGGCCAAGCGCGTCGCCGCGGTCGTTCGCGCGGCCACCGAACCCCTCGTCGCCGGCCACGTCACCCGCTACGACGACACCTTCAACCCGCGGGCGTTCGGCGACCTGATGCAGAGCTGGGGAACGAGCACCGTGCTGATCGAGTCCGGCGGATGGAGGGACGATCCGGAGAAGCAGTACCTGCGAAAGGTGAACTTCGTGGCGCTGGTGAGCGCGCTGGACGCCATCGCCACGGAGTCGTACGCGGCCGCCGATCCGGGGCTGTACGAGGAGCTTCCGGAGAACGGGCGATCGGTGAACGACCTGCTCGTGCGCGGCGCCACGATCGTGCTGCCGGGCGTCGAGCCGTACCGGGCAGACCTGTCCATCAACTTCGCCGATGCCTTGGCGCACCGGGACGGCCGTATCACGGAAGTGGGCGACCTGGCGGAGGCCGCGGCGCGCGACACGATCGACGCGACGGGACTGTACCTGCACCCCGCGCCCGCGATGCTGTCGCAGGAAGGCCCGGCCCCGCCGGTGCTGACGGTGGACCGCCCCGCCATTTTCGTGCTGCGCCGCGCTCCCAACAGGGCGAGTGAAGCGGTGTGGAGCATGGGGGCGAGCGGCTACCGCAGAACTCCGGACTGA
- a CDS encoding M24 family metallopeptidase has translation MTARRLTIALAALTIAAAPASAVAQSAPPLGTLREQAQTRQEWLRLRLERVLPRLMRQEGVSMWIVPVREYNEDPVFWSLVSPTTMAARRRTIYVFCDRGAERGVDRIAIGGSPQGGLYRVVRDPQAAMGTAGPTVRPAEPYGADQWRLLPPLVEACDPATIAVNISHTHAFSDGLTAGEWEQLREALPARYRDRVVRREMLPLRYIEERLPEMMPTYVRMQQVAHDIIRTAFSSQVVKPGETRTQDVVWWMRQRLAELGLGTWFQPSVTVQRAGVEMGDSADPVIRRGDVLHTDFGLTALGLNTDTQHMGYVLREGETDAPAGLYAALRRANRLQDLLLEEMRPGATGNAVLRATRERMRAEGIDGTVYTHPVGDHGHGAGPLIGLWDRQEGVEGRGEVTLVPSSWFSIELQATTPVAEWGGQPVRMALEEEAWIDADGTRRWVLARQERFHLVR, from the coding sequence ATGACCGCCCGCCGCCTTACGATCGCGCTCGCCGCGCTGACGATCGCCGCCGCCCCGGCTTCCGCAGTGGCGCAATCCGCGCCCCCGCTCGGCACGCTTCGCGAGCAGGCGCAGACCCGGCAGGAGTGGCTGCGGCTTCGGCTGGAGCGCGTGCTTCCGCGGCTGATGCGCCAGGAGGGCGTGTCGATGTGGATCGTTCCCGTGCGCGAGTACAACGAAGACCCGGTGTTCTGGTCGCTCGTCTCGCCCACGACGATGGCGGCCCGCCGGCGGACGATCTACGTGTTCTGTGATCGCGGGGCGGAGCGCGGGGTGGACCGCATCGCCATCGGCGGATCGCCGCAGGGCGGGCTGTACCGCGTGGTGCGCGACCCGCAGGCGGCCATGGGAACGGCCGGGCCCACCGTGCGCCCCGCCGAACCGTACGGCGCCGACCAGTGGCGGCTTCTGCCCCCGCTGGTGGAGGCGTGCGACCCGGCGACCATCGCGGTGAACATCTCGCACACGCACGCCTTTTCCGACGGCCTCACCGCGGGCGAATGGGAGCAGCTGCGCGAGGCGCTCCCCGCGCGGTACCGCGACCGCGTGGTCCGCCGTGAGATGCTGCCGCTGCGCTACATCGAGGAGCGGCTTCCGGAGATGATGCCTACGTACGTGCGGATGCAGCAGGTGGCGCACGACATCATCCGCACCGCGTTCTCCAGCCAGGTGGTGAAGCCGGGCGAAACGCGCACGCAGGATGTCGTCTGGTGGATGCGGCAGCGGCTGGCGGAGCTGGGGCTGGGGACGTGGTTCCAGCCGTCGGTGACGGTACAAAGGGCGGGCGTGGAGATGGGCGACTCGGCGGACCCTGTGATCCGCCGCGGCGACGTGCTGCACACCGACTTCGGCCTGACGGCGCTGGGGCTGAACACCGACACCCAGCACATGGGCTACGTGCTTCGCGAGGGCGAGACCGACGCGCCCGCCGGGCTGTACGCGGCGCTGCGCCGGGCCAACCGCCTGCAGGACCTGCTGCTGGAGGAGATGCGCCCCGGTGCCACCGGCAACGCCGTGCTGCGCGCCACGCGCGAGCGGATGCGCGCGGAGGGGATCGACGGAACCGTGTACACGCACCCCGTGGGCGACCACGGCCACGGCGCGGGGCCGCTGATCGGGCTGTGGGACCGGCAGGAGGGCGTAGAGGGACGCGGGGAGGTGACGCTGGTGCCGAGCAGCTGGTTTTCCATCGAGCTGCAGGCGACCACGCCCGTCGCGGAGTGGGGCGGGCAGCCCGTGCGGATGGCGCTCGAGGAAGAAGCCTGGATCGACGCCGACGGCACCCGCCGCTGGGTGCTCGCCCGCCAGGAGCGCTTCCACCTCGTCCGGTGA